From a region of the Argiope bruennichi chromosome 8, qqArgBrue1.1, whole genome shotgun sequence genome:
- the LOC129981180 gene encoding sphingosine-1-phosphate phosphatase 1-like gives MMSESLTLFSRVCNFFNYFQDPYLVSRFQNYFGVYRIDVIKNGNLNGSVVKSEKEAHEKFKNDCNNVITIKYKKQDDDIVLRHRKTLSSGSENSKSSPLTSDGEEISDVDSDSENAIKCKIKSKFWYYFFSFGAGLGYEMFYASFFPFWIWNIDGAVCRRVINVWVLIMYVGQAMKDIICWPRPAAPPVIHLEPHYVVEYGMPSTHAMVGAAVPFSFLYFTLYRYEYNVIYGILIASAWCILVCCSRLYMGMHTVLDIIGGLSLVAVLMAAILPFSDFIDHFQLTNPYSPLFTIAFMLLLQIIYPKTERWTPARGDTAVIMGTGTGFALGSWLNYRLGVIRGPPIPPPYMIMWPGYKVFGLALLRAIIGISCIVATRAFFKSVTYGLLCFVMRVDSKDLKSKQKILVEIPAKFITYTAIGFVITYVAPFVFRLLCIERATAFTEV, from the exons ATGATGAGCGAATCGCTCACGCTCTTTTCCcgtgtatgtaatttttttaattacttccaaGATCCTTACCTAGTTTctagatttcaaaattacttcgGCGTTTATCGAATTGATGTGATCAAAAATGGTAACTTGAATGGGAGTGTCGTGAAGAGTGAGAAGGAAGctcatgaaaaattcaaaaatgattgcAACAATGTGATCACGATCAAATACAAGAAACAAGACGATGACATCGTTTTACGGCATCGAAAAACTTTATCTAGTGGTTCAGAGAATAGCAAAAGTAGTCCCCTCACCTCTGATGGAGAGGAAATTTCGGACGTTGACTCCGATTCCGAAAATGcgattaaatgtaaaattaaaagtaaattttggtactattttttcaGTTTTGGAGCTGGTCTAGGATATGAAATGTTCTATGCAAGTTTTTTTCCGTTTTGGATTTGGAACATTGACGGTGCAGTATGTAGGCGAGTTATTAATGTATGGGTTTTAATTATGTATGTTGGACAAGCAATGAAAGATATCATTTGTTGGCCCAGACCTGCTGCACCTCCAGTGATACATCTAGAACCACATTATGTTGTTGAATATGGTATGCCATCAACACATGCTATGGTTGGAGCTGCTGtgcctttttcatttttatatttcactctCTACAGATATGAG TACAATGTCATCTACGGAATTTTAATTGCAAGTGCATGGTGTATTCTAGTGTGTTGCAGTCGATTATACATGGGAATGCATACTGTTCtc gATATAATTGGTGGTTTGAGTTTAGTAGCTGTATTAATGGCTGCAATATTGCCTTTTTCTGATTTCATTGACCATTTTCAGTTGACAAATCCTTATTCTCCTCTTTTCACTATAGCATTTATGCTACTGTTGCAAATTATTTATCCAAAAACTGAACGTTGGACACCAGCAAGAGGCGACACTGCTGTTATCATGGGTACAGGAACTGGTTTTGCACTGGGATCCTGGTTAAATTATCGCTTAGGAGTTATTCGTGGCCCGCCTATACCTCCACCTTACATGATAATGTGGCCTGGTTACAAAGTGTTTGGTTTAGCTCTCTTGCGAGCTATAATTGGCATATCCTGCATTGTTGCTACAAGAGCGTTTTTCAAAAGTGTTACCTATGGTTTGCTGTGTTTTGTTATGCGAGTGGACTCCAAAGATctgaaatcaaagcaaaaaattcTGGTCGAAATACCTgcaaaatttataacttatacTGCAATTGGTTTTGTTATCACTTATGTTGCACCTTTTGTATTTAGACTGCTGTGCATAGAAAGAGCTACAGCATTTACAGAAGTTTAA